One window of the Trifolium pratense cultivar HEN17-A07 linkage group LG2, ARS_RC_1.1, whole genome shotgun sequence genome contains the following:
- the LOC123908898 gene encoding protein PLANT CADMIUM RESISTANCE 12-like: protein MGDLEKQQEKVMVLEEGRKEEEEGGGEKERLLEGMAVLDFDMLCSSVALQTANGSWGKLGGTSFGNDEQRSEEFGGVLRMWEGELLDCFEHRRIAVESACCPCYRFGKNMKRAGLGSCYIQAFVYFLLAICALFNFIAFIVTRHHYFLYLGVTFVVTGGAYLGFYRTRMRKKFNIKGSDSSVDDCVYHFVCPCCTLCQESRTLEINNVQDGTWHGRGDTICIGGIRNGNKPLAELIPPTIESIKLTDENYTL, encoded by the exons atggGGGATTTGGAGAAGCAACAAGAGAAGGTGATGGTGTTGGAAGAAGGAAgaaaagaggaagaagaaggtggTGGAGAAAAGGAGAGGCTTTTGGAAGGTATGGCTGTTTTGGATTTTGATATGCTTTGTTCATCTGTTGCTTTACAAACTGCTAATGGAAGTTGGGGGAAGCTTGGTGGAACAAGTTTTGGAAATGATGAACAACGTAGTGAAGAGTTTGGTGGTGTTTTGAGGATGTGGGAGGGTGAACTTCTTGATTGTTTCGAACACCGGAGAATCGCTGTTGAATCTGCATG TTGTCCCTGCTACCGATTTGGGAAGAACATGAAGCGAGCTGGTCTTGGTTCTTGCTATATTCAG gcatttgtatattttcttcTTGCCATCTGTGCTCTTTTCAACTTCATAGCCTTTATCGTCACGAGACATCACTACTTTCTGTACCTGGGAGTCACCTTCGTCGTTACTGGTGGAGCATATTTAGGATTCTATCGAACTCGCATGCGAAAGAAATTCAACATCAAG GGTAGCGATAGTTCGGTGGATGATTGTGTTTACCATTTTGTCTGTCCTTGTTGTACATTGTGTCAg GAGTCAAGAACACTGGAGATTAACAACGTTCAAGACGGCACTTGGCACGGTCGGGGTGATACCATATGCATAGGTGGCATTAGGAATGGGAATAAACCACTCGCCGAGTTGATCCCTCCCACTATTGAGTCTATCAAGCTTACCGATGAAAATTACACCCTATAG